One part of the Macadamia integrifolia cultivar HAES 741 unplaced genomic scaffold, SCU_Mint_v3 scaffold704, whole genome shotgun sequence genome encodes these proteins:
- the LOC122069758 gene encoding NPC intracellular cholesterol transporter 1-like, with the protein MIIIDLMGVMAILNVQLNAVSVVNLIMSIGIAVEFCVHITHAFSVSHGDRAQRTVEALSTMGASVFSGITLTKLVGVIVLCFARSEVFVVYYFQMYLALVLLGFLHGLVFLPVLLSLCGPHSRCVIIEKQPDDRPSTSTLEH; encoded by the exons ATGATAATTATAGATCTCATG GGTGTAATGGCAATTCTGAATGTCCAATTGAATGCGGTCTCTGTTGTAAACCTTATAATGTCTATCGGGATTGCTGTTGAATTCTGTGTGCATATCACACATGCTTTCTCG GTCAGCCATGGAGATAGGGCTCAACGGACGGTAGAGGCCCTGAGTACGATGGGAGCTTCTGTATTCAG tGGAATCACACTTACGAAGCTAGTTGGAGTGATCGTCCTCTGTTTCGCAAGATCGGAAGTTTTTGTG GTTTATTACTTCCAAATGTACCTGGCACTAGTCTTGCTCGGGTTCTTGCATGGGCTTGTGTTTTTGCCC GTGCTACTGAGCCTTTGTGGTCCACATTCAAGATGTGTGATAATTGAGAAGCAGCCCGACGATCGGCCATCAACTTCTACATTAGAGCATTAG
- the LOC122069761 gene encoding protein NLP5-like: MEDGAAFRSDSMLENFPGTVPDFDLMDELLLGGGCWLETSDGSNFLQQPGPSTSTALFDSSYFLRASEYNHGCLNPVSSEKDEEETKASTFPENLSQAGPPTESPLGTRSLNQSMVEITEGSGQLLRFPAEGSSEVVRKWWIGPRENLGPPSVRERLIQALGYIREFTKDRDILIQVWVPTRRGERNVLRTDEQPFSLQSNCSRLAYYRNASTNFQFSTEEDSDVMIGLPSRVFLGKVPEWTPDVRFFDSDEYPRLNHAHKYDVRGTFGLPVFERSNRTCLGVVEVVMTTQKIHYRSELESVRKALEAVDLRSSEVPSYSHEQAHNKSYEAVLPEIREVLRTVCETHKLPLAQTWVPCSQQGKGGCRHSDENFAVCVSTEDSACYVADQSFWDFHEACSEHHLFKGQGVAGKAFTTNQPCFSNDITTTFTKAEYPLLHYARMFQLRAAVAIRLRSIYTGTTDYVLEFFLPVVCQDPEEQKLMLNSLSMVIQRVCWSLRVLTDKELQQETVHLGEVGSSKGKPDTELPKLGFSIIGSPHEEPSWISHFVEAQQKVKTVPLEFQKENPTEEFKLTSHWDNPSLALQKGKTLPRQDHLDSGSKGGAECAGDSSFLQGNISGTGKTGEKRRTKAEKTISLQVLRQYFAGSLKDAAKSIGVCPTTLKRICRQHGITRWPSRKIKKVGHSLRKLQVVIDSVQGAEGAYEIGSFYANFPDLTSPNLTGTSPFPTLQTIDNPKPIHTQSGSLVGPQPAMSISPSSSCSRTSSSNLCCSNHGTPNQPQPAHLTGSEEASVAENSGVLNSGRGDAELHVQSQEPRIQTRSESEKSLGEHPNLESLAPMRKYGSHVSRDENAFRVKVIYGEEKIRFSMQSNWRFHDLQQQIARRLNIDDMNRIDLKYLDDDSEWVLLTCDADLEECVHIYKSFQTRTIKLSVYQSYQNFGTSLGSSGS; the protein is encoded by the exons ATGGAGGATGGTGCTGCTTTTCGATCTGATTCTATGTTGGAGAATTTTCCGGGCACTGTACCGGATTTTGATCTCATGGATGAACTCTTGTTAGGAGGAGGTTGTTGGTTGGAGACATCTGATGGATCCAATTTCCTGCAACAACCAGGCCCATCTACTTCTACTGCTCTCTTTGACTCTTCATATTTTTTGCGTGCTTCGGAGTATAACCATGGCTGCTTGAATCCAGTTTCGtctgaaaaagatgaagaagagaccAAAGCTTCCACTTTCCCTGAAAATCTATCCCAAGCTGGACCTCCAACTGAAAGCCCTCTAGGAACTCGATCTCTAAATCAGAGTATGGTTGAAATTACTGAAGGCTCTGGCCAATTGCTACGTTTTCCAGCTGAAGGAAGCTCTGAAGTAGTTAGAAAGTGGTGGATAGGGCCAAGGGAAAATCTGGGTCCTCCttctgtgagagagagattaattCAAGCTCTTGGATATATAAGAGAGTTCACAAAAGATAGAGATATTCTTATTCAAGTATGGGTTCCTACcaggagaggagaaagaaatgtGCTAAGAACTGATGAACAGCCCTTCTCCCTCCAGTCTAATTGTTCGAGGCTTGCATATTACAGAAATGCCTCCACGAACTTCCAATTCTCAACTGAAGAGGATTCGGATGTGATGATCGGTCTGCCCAGCAGGGTTTTCTTGGGTAAAGTTCCAGAGTGGACGCCTGATGTTCGATTCTTTGACAGCGATGAGTACCCACGACTTAATCATGCCCACAAGTATGATGTGCGGGGGACCTTTGGCCTTCCTGTTTTTGAACGAAGTAATCGGACTTGCTTGGGTGTTGTTGAGGTTGTGATGACAACGCAAAAGATCCATTATCGCTCTGAGCTTGAAAGTGTCCGCAAAGCTCTTGAG GCTGTTGATCTTAGGAGTTCTGAAGTTCCAAGTTATTCCCATGAACAG GCACATAACAAATCCTACGAAGCCGTATTACCTGAGATTCGAGAGGTCCTAAGAACTGTTTGTGAGACACATAAATTGCCCTTGGCTCAGACTTGGGTGCCATGCAGCCAACAAGGCAAAGGAGGTTGCCGACACTCTGATGAGAACTTTGCTGTTTGTGTTTCCACTGAGGATTCAGCTTGCTATGTGGCTGATCAAAGTTTTTGGGATTTTCATGAGGCATGCTCTGAGCATCATCTGTTTAAAGGTCAAGGTGTAGCAGGGAAAGCATTCACGACAAACCAACCATGCTTCTCAAATGATATAACTACTACTTTCACTAAGGCAGAATACCCTCTCTTACATTATGCGAGGATGTTTCAACTACGGGCTGCTGTTGCAATCCGCCTGCGCAGTATCTACACTGGAACTACTGATTATGTTTTGGAGTTCTTCTTACCTGTGGTTTGCCAAGACCCggaagaacaaaaactgatGCTTAATTCCTTGTCCATGGTAATACAAAGGGTCTGCTGGAGCTTACGAGTTCTCACCGATAAGGAGCTTCAACAAGAAACTGTTCATCTTGGTGAAGTGGGTTCTTCAAAGGGGAAACCTGATACAGAATTGCCAAAGTTGGGCTTTAGCATTATAGGGTCTCCACATGAAGAACCATCCTGGATTTCACATTTCGTGGAGGCCCAACAGAAGGTTAAAACTGTTCCATTGGAGTTTCAGAAAGAAAATCCAACGGAAGAATTCAAGCTCACATCTCATTGGGATAACCCTAGCTTGGCATTGCAGAAAGGGAAAACGCTGCCTAGGCAGGATCATCTGGATTCTGGATCCAAAGGTGGTGCTGAGTGTGCTGGAGATTCTTCTTTTCTGCAAGGTAACATCTCAGGCACAGGAAAAACAGGGGAAAAGAGACGGACCAAGGCTGAGAAGACAATCAGCTTGCAAGTTCTTCGTCAATACTTTGCAGGGAGCCTAAAGGATGCTGCCAAGAGTATTGGTG TGTGCCCCACTACTCTGAAAAGGATATGCAGGCAACATGGGATCACCCGGTGGCCGTCTCGGAAGATCAAGAAGGTGGGACACTCTTTGAGAAAACTTCAGGTTGTCATTGACTCGGTCCAGGGTGCTGAAGGTGCTTATGAAATTGGTTCCTTCTATGCAAACTTCCCAGATTTGACCTCTCCAAATTTAACTGGAACCAGCCCATTTCCCACACTACAGACAATTGATAATCCAAAACCAATACACACGCAATCCGGGAGTTTAGTCGGCCCTCAACCTGCTATGTCAATATCTCCTTCCTCTTCATGCAGTCGGACATCCAGCTCAAACCTTTGTTGTTCCAACCATGGGACACCAAACCAGCCTCAGCCTGCCCATCTTACTGGCAGTGAAGAGGCTTCAGTGGCCGAAAACTCTGGTGTATTAAACAGTGGACGTGGTGATGCTGAGTTACATGTGCAGAGCCAAGAACCAAGGATTCAAACAAGATCAGAGAGTGAAAAATCCCTTGGTGAGCATCCTAATCTTGAGAGTTTAGCCCCCATGAGGAAATATGGTAGCCATGTATCACGAGATGAAAATGCTTTTAGAGTGAAAGTCATTTATGGGGAAGAGAAAATCCGGTTCAGCATGCAATCCAATTGGCGCTTCCATGATCTACAACAACAGATTGCGAGGCGGCTTAACATAGATGATATGAACAGAATTGATCTCAAGTACTTGGATGATGACTCAGAATGGGTCCTGTTAACATGTGATGCTGACCTGGAGGAGTGTGTACACATATACAAATCTTTTCAGACCCGCACGATCAAACTCTCTGTCTATCAAAGTTATCAGAATTTCGGAACTTCACTGGGTAGTAGTGGCTCATGA